Proteins found in one Quercus robur chromosome 2, dhQueRobu3.1, whole genome shotgun sequence genomic segment:
- the LOC126695725 gene encoding uncharacterized protein LOC126695725: protein MAIARFLYDNCIPFNVVNSVYYQKMIDAVVAAGPGYKAPSYHAVRVPLLRDQKKEVQLLVESQRRHWAEVGCTLMADGWTDTRHRSLINFLVYCPRGMVFVKSVDASDIVKSTRNLYKLFDEVVTWVGPKNIVHMVTDNASNYVSAGKLLCEKYKTISWSPCAAHCLNLVLQDMGDMPHVERLKKRASKATVFIYNHVALIAWLRKRPGWTDIVRVGATRFATTFLSFGSLHVHKHDLQALVTSKFFVDNRLARESKAKEVVSIILNKTFWDDINVLVKISSPLIRLLRIVDSDQRPAIGYVYEGMHRARLGIKKIFRMKKHLYKPYTSIIKNHWDKHLRKDLHATVYWLNPAFQYDEENFCRKPAVHMAVLDYIGTKYDGDKEKVIKETQYFRDRIGSFDRELALSTSTTTHPDEWWKLWGADAPNLQKLAIRILSQTSASSGCERCWSLFDQIHSKRRNRLEHQRLNDLVFVHHNLRLKHRLYNKKFNFDPIDYASIDKTDFWVFVEEEDPYLNYEELENAIYEEGAYPASARPSSNIEESVNDSSEVEGIDLGTFGQPIGPPPGFPGNDDEHDDLDIDDL, encoded by the exons ATGGCTATTGCAAGGTTCCTATATGACAATTGCATACCTTTTAATGTAGTCAATTCAGTGTACTACCAAAAGATGATTGATGCTGTAGTTGCTGCTGGTCCTGGCTACAAAGCTCCATCTTATCATGCTGTACGGGTCCCTTTGTTGAGGGATCAAAAGAAAGAGGTGCAGTTGTTGGTTGAGTCACAACGTAGGCATTGGGCAGAAGTTGGATGTACACTTATGGCTGATGGTTGGACGGATACTAGACATAGGTCATTGATTAATTTCCTTGTCTATTGTCCTAGGGGAATGGTATTTGTAAAATCAGTTGATGCCTCAGATATTGTGAAGAGTACTAGAAACTtatataaattgtttgatgAAGTAGTTACATGGGTTGGTCCAAAAAACATAGTTCACATGGTAACCGACAATGCTTCCAATTATGTATCTGCTGGTAAATTGTTGTGTGAAAAGTATAAGACCATTAGTTGGTCTCCTTGCGCAGCACATTGCCTGAATCTTGTGTTGCAGGATATGGGAGACATGCCTCATGTGGAGAGACTTAAAAAACGTGCATCCAAAGCtacagtttttatttataatcatGTAGCTTTGATTGCTTGGTTGAGGAAGAGACCTGGTTGGACAGATATTGTACGTGTAGGAGCAACAAGATTTGCTACTACTTTTCTTTCATTTGGAAGTCTTCATGTGCATAAGCATGACTTGCAAGCCTTAGTGACTAGCAAGTTTTTTGTGGACAATAGATTGGCAAGAGAGTCAAAGGCAAAAGAAGTAGTTTCTATCATTTTAAATAAGACTTTTTGGGATGATATTAATGTTCTTGTCAAGATTTCATCGCCGCTCATTCGCTTGTTACGGATTGTTGATTCTGATCAAAGGCCTGCAATAGGATATGTGTATGAGGGCATGCATAGAGCACGGTTGGGAATCAAGAAGATCTTCCGAATGAAGAAGCACTTGTACAAGCCATACACTTCAATTATAAAAAACCATTGGGACAAACATTTGCGTAAAGATCTTCATGCTACTGTATATTGGTTAAATCCCGCTTTTCAATATGATGAGGAGAATTTTTGCCGGAAACCAGCAGTACATATGGCTGTTTTGGACTATATTGGGACAAAATATGATGGTGacaaagaaaaagtaattaagGAAACCCAATATTTTCGAGACCGTATTGGGAGCTTTGATAGAGAGCTTGCATTGTCAACAAGCACAACCACTCATCCAG ATGAATGGTGGAAGTTGTGGGGTGCTGATGCTCCAAACTTGCAAAAATTGGCAATTAGAATCCTTAGCCAAACTTCCGCTTCTTCTGGATGTGAGCGTTGTTGGAGTTTATTTGACCAAATACACTCTAAGAGGAGAAATAGATTGGAGCATCAAAGGCTCAATGATCTTGTGTTTGTTCATCATAACTTGCGATTGAAACATAG GCTTTACaacaaaaagtttaattttgacCCCATTGATTATGCAAGTATCGACAAAAccgatttttgggtatttgtggAAGAGGAGGACCCATATCTTAATTATGAAGAGTTGGAGAATGCAATTTATGAAGAGGGTGCATATCCAGCAAGTGCAAGGCCTTCTTCTAATATTGAAG AATCTGTAAATGATAGCAGTGAGGTTGAAGGAATTGATTTGGGAACATTTGGACAACCTATTGGCCCTCCTCCTGGATTTCCAGGGAATGATGATGAGCATGATGATTTGGACATTGatgatttatga